One genomic window of Oncorhynchus clarkii lewisi isolate Uvic-CL-2024 chromosome 5, UVic_Ocla_1.0, whole genome shotgun sequence includes the following:
- the LOC139408523 gene encoding cardiomyopathy-associated protein 5 isoform X1, translated as MDTMETVECIRIDPDTLTMLEDDVDITEGVCQINDEVEDLRNSLRLAVQDEAVRPKMQCLMMDPSFSMVTVQGEDSGIQWETSSSRCSTPWGSEAEPTPTIASEFCFPNERSVSPGLGSGTAGKITFVMDEAMMVRRPRMKISCGGGRRSRADRRGQTPLPTGDDLGELVEKPELVEVSLPNVRAEGDGEEEETTDPKEEKKQSLFRLVSEGSEILNIMVPPRLVSIDEEESQVMVDNLSYLEESTFTKPSNEIIEEVFEEDTTPSVGGGDQTVEHTDSSHLTRPDQTDPPGAPVAKQPRRGATSDMDYFETFTQMDEPAPGGPTMIEEGQKEEEADCGEENQQVSEEPEQLQDTAPVTEDLGGSNTGVSGEEISSDHLDEVFYGGMDNIPSNNYLEVEEGAVDKSPKSPLKESGSALFGSEETVLTPIFLPSGPPKIINPTLLEEPTAMAFLYTDLYEEAVGSREGVKEEDTESMTSERSFHSRHSDREARGYLEKFVLKDETPMVELEGEPAVEEGFRTWAQELYTLDSFLSQPDDREIEGEIQESEHDMTDFFRTNASSSPSDDRYIPSLDKEKNHAEPVKEDKHVKADNVLKTVQEAPQLQVFKEVKTTEEENKSQGVVTDLNDPPLSDPESFSERAGGRSVTEPPTDKDLSYKHDAPTVELQKLPPLSDSGTNQEAPKPVAPPRRKPAAPHKSSLKLAPLVRAQTPVEILEGGGDRGKEEREEEKEKASPAETADEGEGDGETGQREEEKDMTTPVDGSSSFYQSQITLLSSIATEPVKAEDKKTELAEGNTEPPQAEESDSPKPEADPVLTGQDSKTEPAKGEAEPAESAKLEVEPTTGPSQTTPSVPAPVNDPAKVGGGCIIL; from the exons ATGGATACAATGGAAACGGTGGAATGTATCAGGATAGATCCAGATACTCTGACAATGCTAGAGGATGACGTGGACATCACAGAGGGAGTCTGCCAAATCAATGACGAGGTTGAGGATCTCCGCAACAG TTTGCGGTTGGCGGTTCAGGATGAGGCGGTGCGTCCCAAGATGCAGTGCTTAATGATGGACCCCTCCTTCTCCATGGTTACCGTGCAGGGCGAGGACAGCGGCATCCAATGGGAGACCAGCTCCAGCCGCTGCTCCACCCCTTGGGGTTCCGAAGCCGAACCCACCCCTACCATCGCCTCGGAATTCTGCTTTCCCAATGAAAGGTCTGTTTCACCTGGATTAGGATCTGGAACAGCAGGTAAAATAACCTTTGTCATGGATGAGGCAATGATGGTGAGGAGGCCAAGGATGAAAATAAGTTGTGGAGGAGGACGCAGGAGCCGGGCTGACAGACGGGGACAGACTCCTCTGCCCACAGGTGATGACTTAGGTGAG TTGGTTGAGAAGCCAGAGCTAGTGGAGGTCTCCCTGCCCAATGTGAGggcagagggagatggggaggaggaggaaacgaCAGATCCCAAAGAGGAGAAGAAGCAGAGTTTGTTCCGCCTGGTGTCAGAAGGCTCAGAGATCCTGAACATCATGGTTCCTCCCAGGCTGGTGAGCATAGACGAGGAGGAGAGCCAAGTCATGGTGGACAACCTGTCTTACCTGGAGGAATCCACCTTCACCAAACCCAGTAACGAAATCATAGAAGAG GTGTTTGAGGAGGACACCACACCATCAGTGGGAGGTGGAGATCAAACGGTGGAACACACTGACTCCTCCCATCTCACCAGGCCTGATCAGACTGACCCTCCTGGGGCTCCGGTGGCAAAGCAGCCCAGACGAGGAGCCACCAGTGACATGGACTACTTTGAGACATTTACTCAGATGGATGAGCCTGCTCCAGGAGGCCCCACCATGATTGAAGAAggacagaaggaggaggaagCAGACTGTGGAGAGGAAAACCAGCAGGTGAGTGAGGAGCCGGAACAGCTCCAAGATACCGCACCTGTGACCGAAGACCTGGGAGGTTCCAACACAGGCGTTAGCGGAGAAGAAATCTCCAGTGACCATCTAGATGAGGTGTTCTACGGCGGTATGGACAATATTCCTTCTAATAACTATCTGGAAGTAGAGGAGGGCGCAGTAGACAAGTCACCCAAGTCCCCCCTCAAGGAGAGTGGATCGGCCCTCTTCGGCAGCGAGGAAACCGTCCTCACCCCCATCTTCCTCCCCTCGGGACCCCCCAAAATCATCAACCCCACTCTGCTAGAAGAGCCTACGGCCATGGCCTTCCTTTACACAGACCTGTATGAAGAGGCGGTGGGCAGCAGGGAAGGAGTGAAGGAGGAAGACACTGAGAGTATGACCTCTGAAAGGTCCTTCCACAGCAGACACTCAGACCGGGAGGCCAGGGGGTACCTGGAGAAGTTTGTCCTGAAGGACGAGACTCCCATGGTGGAGCTGGAAGGGGAACCGGCAGTAGAGGAAGGCTTCAGAACTTGGGCACAGGAACTGTACACGCTGGACAGCTTTCTCTCCCAGcctgatgatagagagatagaaggggagatCCAGGAGTCTGAGCATGACATGACAGATTTTTTCCGGACGAACGCCAGTTCCTCTCCATCTGATGATCGGTACATCCCATCACTGGATAAAGAAAAGAACCATGCAGAACCTGTGAAGGAGGACAAACATGTTAAGGCAGACAATGTTTTAAAGACGGTGCAGGAAGCACCTCAGCTTCAAGTGTTTAAAGAAGTGAAAACCACAGAGGAGGAGAACAAGAGTCAGGGCGTTGTCACAGATTTAAATGATCCACCACTTTCTGACCCAGAGTCTTTCTCTGAGAGGGCTGGTGGGAGGAGTGTCACTGAGCCCCCCACAGATAAAGACCTCTCATACAAACATGATGCTCCCACAGTGGAACTACAAAAACTCCCACCTCTGAGTGACAGTGGCACAAATCAGGAAGCTCCAAAGCCAGTAGCCCCCCCTAGAAGGAAGCCAGCTGCACCTCACAAGAGCTCTCTGAAACTAGCGCCACTGGTTCGAGCCCAGACCCCAGTTGAGAtcctagagggaggaggagatagagggaaggaagagagggaggaggagaaagagaaggctTCACCAGCTGAGACTGCtgatgaaggagagggggatggagagacaggacagagggaggaggagaaagatatGACAACACCAGTTGACGGCTCATCCTCATTTTACCAATCCCAGATTACGCTGCTCTCAAGTATAGCTACTGAACCAGTAAAAGCAGAGGATAAAAAGACTGAATTGGCTGAAG
- the LOC139408523 gene encoding cardiomyopathy-associated protein 5 isoform X2, producing MDTMETVECIRIDPDTLTMLEDDVDITEGVCQINDEVEDLRNSLRLAVQDEAVRPKMQCLMMDPSFSMVTVQGEDSGIQWETSSSRCSTPWGSEAEPTPTIASEFCFPNERSVSPGLGSGTAGKITFVMDEAMMVRRPRMKISCGGGRRSRADRRGQTPLPTGDDLGELVEKPELVEVSLPNVRAEGDGEEEETTDPKEEKKQSLFRLVSEGSEILNIMVPPRLVSIDEEESQVMVDNLSYLEESTFTKPSNEIIEEVFEEDTTPSVGGGDQTVEHTDSSHLTRPDQTDPPGAPVAKQPRRGATSDMDYFETFTQMDEPAPGGPTMIEEGQKEEEADCGEENQQVSEEPEQLQDTAPVTEDLGGSNTGVSGEEISSDHLDEVFYGGMDNIPSNNYLEVEEGAVDKSPKSPLKESGSALFGSEETVLTPIFLPSGPPKIINPTLLEEPTAMAFLYTDLYEEAVGSREGVKEEDTESMTSERSFHSRHSDREARGYLEKFVLKDETPMVELEGEPAVEEGFRTWAQELYTLDSFLSQPDDREIEGEIQESEHDMTDFFRTNASSSPSDDRYIPSLDKEKNHAEPVKEDKHVKADNVLKTVQEAPQLQVFKEVKTTEEENKSQGVVTDLNDPPLSDPESFSERAGGRSVTEPPTDKDLSYKHDAPTVELQKLPPLSDSGTNQEAPKPVAPPRRKPAAPHKSSLKLAPLVRAQTPVEILEGGGDRGKEEREEEKEKASPAETADEGEGDGETGQREEEKDMTTPVDGSSSFYQSQITLLSSIATEPVKAEDKKTELAEGNTEPPQAEESDSPKPEADPVLTGQDSKTEPAKGEAEPAESAKLEVEPTTGPSQTTPSVPAPVNDPAKVGGGCIIL from the exons ATGGATACAATGGAAACGGTGGAATGTATCAGGATAGATCCAGATACTCTGACAATGCTAGAGGATGACGTGGACATCACAGAGGGAGTCTGCCAAATCAATGACGAGGTTGAGGATCTCCGCAACAG TTTGCGGTTGGCGGTTCAGGATGAGGCGGTGCGTCCCAAGATGCAGTGCTTAATGATGGACCCCTCCTTCTCCATGGTTACCGTGCAGGGCGAGGACAGCGGCATCCAATGGGAGACCAGCTCCAGCCGCTGCTCCACCCCTTGGGGTTCCGAAGCCGAACCCACCCCTACCATCGCCTCGGAATTCTGCTTTCCCAATGAAAGGTCTGTTTCACCTGGATTAGGATCTGGAACAGCAGGTAAAATAACCTTTGTCATGGATGAGGCAATGATGGTGAGGAGGCCAAGGATGAAAATAAGTTGTGGAGGAGGACGCAGGAGCCGGGCTGACAGACGGGGACAGACTCCTCTGCCCACAGGTGATGACTTAG GTGAGTTGGTTGAGAAGCCAGAGCTAGTGGAGGTCTCCCTGCCCAATGTGAGggcagagggagatggggaggaggaggaaacgaCAGATCCCAAAGAGGAGAAGAAGCAGAGTTTGTTCCGCCTGGTGTCAGAAGGCTCAGAGATCCTGAACATCATGGTTCCTCCCAGGCTGGTGAGCATAGACGAGGAGGAGAGCCAAGTCATGGTGGACAACCTGTCTTACCTGGAGGAATCCACCTTCACCAAACCCAGTAACGAAATCATAGAAGAG GTGTTTGAGGAGGACACCACACCATCAGTGGGAGGTGGAGATCAAACGGTGGAACACACTGACTCCTCCCATCTCACCAGGCCTGATCAGACTGACCCTCCTGGGGCTCCGGTGGCAAAGCAGCCCAGACGAGGAGCCACCAGTGACATGGACTACTTTGAGACATTTACTCAGATGGATGAGCCTGCTCCAGGAGGCCCCACCATGATTGAAGAAggacagaaggaggaggaagCAGACTGTGGAGAGGAAAACCAGCAGGTGAGTGAGGAGCCGGAACAGCTCCAAGATACCGCACCTGTGACCGAAGACCTGGGAGGTTCCAACACAGGCGTTAGCGGAGAAGAAATCTCCAGTGACCATCTAGATGAGGTGTTCTACGGCGGTATGGACAATATTCCTTCTAATAACTATCTGGAAGTAGAGGAGGGCGCAGTAGACAAGTCACCCAAGTCCCCCCTCAAGGAGAGTGGATCGGCCCTCTTCGGCAGCGAGGAAACCGTCCTCACCCCCATCTTCCTCCCCTCGGGACCCCCCAAAATCATCAACCCCACTCTGCTAGAAGAGCCTACGGCCATGGCCTTCCTTTACACAGACCTGTATGAAGAGGCGGTGGGCAGCAGGGAAGGAGTGAAGGAGGAAGACACTGAGAGTATGACCTCTGAAAGGTCCTTCCACAGCAGACACTCAGACCGGGAGGCCAGGGGGTACCTGGAGAAGTTTGTCCTGAAGGACGAGACTCCCATGGTGGAGCTGGAAGGGGAACCGGCAGTAGAGGAAGGCTTCAGAACTTGGGCACAGGAACTGTACACGCTGGACAGCTTTCTCTCCCAGcctgatgatagagagatagaaggggagatCCAGGAGTCTGAGCATGACATGACAGATTTTTTCCGGACGAACGCCAGTTCCTCTCCATCTGATGATCGGTACATCCCATCACTGGATAAAGAAAAGAACCATGCAGAACCTGTGAAGGAGGACAAACATGTTAAGGCAGACAATGTTTTAAAGACGGTGCAGGAAGCACCTCAGCTTCAAGTGTTTAAAGAAGTGAAAACCACAGAGGAGGAGAACAAGAGTCAGGGCGTTGTCACAGATTTAAATGATCCACCACTTTCTGACCCAGAGTCTTTCTCTGAGAGGGCTGGTGGGAGGAGTGTCACTGAGCCCCCCACAGATAAAGACCTCTCATACAAACATGATGCTCCCACAGTGGAACTACAAAAACTCCCACCTCTGAGTGACAGTGGCACAAATCAGGAAGCTCCAAAGCCAGTAGCCCCCCCTAGAAGGAAGCCAGCTGCACCTCACAAGAGCTCTCTGAAACTAGCGCCACTGGTTCGAGCCCAGACCCCAGTTGAGAtcctagagggaggaggagatagagggaaggaagagagggaggaggagaaagagaaggctTCACCAGCTGAGACTGCtgatgaaggagagggggatggagagacaggacagagggaggaggagaaagatatGACAACACCAGTTGACGGCTCATCCTCATTTTACCAATCCCAGATTACGCTGCTCTCAAGTATAGCTACTGAACCAGTAAAAGCAGAGGATAAAAAGACTGAATTGGCTGAAG